A segment of the Acidobacteriota bacterium genome:
GATCTTTGCGAGACTCGTCGAACAGGCCGAATAGTTCTATACCCGAAAGCCGCGTTTGGAGGAAGCCCCGCCTGCCCCGGCCTGCTCCCACCCACTGAAAATATCGACAAAAACTCGCTCCTCCCTCCCACTGTAGATAACAGCTTGTTACGTCCCGGAAACGCATACCCGCCAGAACGGACGATTAGTTCCGATCTCGTCTATCGTCGAAGAAATCAAACAAAACATTCACGAACACGATGGTGTAACGATTTTGGGCGGCGAACCTTTCGACCAGCCGGGCCCGGTAGCAGAAATTGTTTACCAGCTGCGGCGTCTTGGGGTTCATATCACCGTCTACTCCGGTAACACGATTGCGACCTTGCTCAAACAAGGCAATGCCAACATTCACTACATCCTCACCCATATCGATCTTCTTATCGATGGCCCGTTTATTAAGTCGCTCACTAACAACGCCGGTGAGTACCGAGGTTCACAAAATCAGCGGCTCATCTTTGACTCACAACCGGACAACATTTCGAGCGTTCAGCCATGAGAACGGTTATCGTAGGGTCATGTTCATCTCGGAATCCGTTAGGACATCGATCCACCAGACTAGACAACACAGACAAGAATTTGAGACCATCGAGTCGTGAGAATCGTGACTTACATCTTTGTAGCGTATTTGCTTGTCCTTTCGGTGCAACCGTGTAAGGACAGCCTATTGCCACGCGACAACCAAGGTCACCCGATTCAGAAGGTCGCCCACTTAGATCCGCTTTCGCAGGATAGTGATAGCGATTCGAATGATGATTGTTCGCCTTTCTGTGTTTGCTCGTGTTGCGGAAGCAACCCTGCTCAGACGATCGTCTACTCGGTGGCTGTGACTGCTCCCCAAAGCCTTGAGCAAGTGAGCTCCGATTTTTCTCACTATAAAGCCCCTTACGAATCCACACGTTCCTTCTCCATTTGGCAACCGCCAAGAGTTTAACTAACAACCCATAACTGCGCTTTTTTGATTGGATAGTCGTGCCATTATTTGGCCGTTACTGTCTTGCGTTTTTGTTAGTTTTTGCTTTTGGAATTTATGCACAGAGTTCTTTTACTGTTAGCACTGCTAACTGCAGCTGTCGCTGTATCGGGACAGACA
Coding sequences within it:
- a CDS encoding 4Fe-4S cluster-binding domain-containing protein yields the protein MTACYVPETHTRQNGRLVPISSIVEEIKQNIHEHDGVTILGGEPFDQPGPVAEIVYQLRRLGVHITVYSGNTIATLLKQGNANIHYILTHIDLLIDGPFIKSLTNNAGEYRGSQNQRLIFDSQPDNISSVQP